The nucleotide sequence GAATGCATCATTATAATGAATAAAATATCTTTTTATTCAAATTCTATTTCAAAAGCTATTACCGGATATTCTAATTCAAAATTAGTAATAACTTCTGGAGAAACTTCACCAAAGAATCCTTTTACCTTTCCATTGGGGCTTGTTCCCTTAACATCAGCTACTCTACCTTCAATAAAAGTAGGGTTTTCTGAAGATGAAATCTCCATATTATAACCTAAATTAGCTAATACACTAGCTACTGTGGATTTAATCTCAGTAAAATTAGCTGTTGAATGACAAATAGCACCAGCTAGTTTTTTTACACTGTTAACCTTAGTCTCTTTTTCTTCATCAAGGTATAAAGTGTCTCCAATTTCAAATATCTTTTGTGGAAGATCTTCATGTTTATTATCTTCTAAAAATTCCATTAAACTGTTGATTAAACTTTTTCTAATCATTGTCCTATCTATTGTAATAGGTTTAGCTACTTGGACATGTTCGTCTTCTTTTTGTTTCATTTTTTCATAGTGACTTTCTTCACTGGTTAACATTAAACTCATGACTTCTTGGAAACCAAGTCCTACTAAAAGTTCTCTAATAATTTTTTCACTTTTAAACCAGTTATTTTCATAAGCTATTGTTGAAACATCAGGAAGTTTAGCTTCTATTTTATTTATGCAGTATTGAATAGCTACATTTTCAACTAAATCTACTTCATGAAGGATATCAATTCTATAAGATGGAACTTTTACCATAACTTCATTTTCATCAATTACTTCAGCATCCATTCTTGCTTTTAACATAAACTTAACAACATCATTAGCATCTAATCTGACTCCACCTATAAGTTCATTACAAACATCAACTCGAACTGTTCTTACTTTTGGAGACAAATCGGGGGTTGTAATAGTTTTATCTTCATAAACAATATTTAAACTTTCTATTTTCCCCCCAACTTCTCCAAAGGAACTACAAATGATATTTAATGTTTGATTAACTCCACGATAATCGGTTCCAGTAACATCAACAAGAATATTTTTTGTATCTTCTGTAAGTTTAGTTAATTCACCATTAATAATTGGTGGCATAGATAGAATATTATCATCTTTATCAAGAATCAATGGATATTTATCAAATTCTGAAATAAGTTTTGCATATTTGGATCCTTTTTCATGTTCATTTAATATTTCTTGAGGATTCAGCTCATTTGAATGTTCAAGAGGAACAAAACTATTTTCATCTGGAGAACTTGCAATATATTTGTAATCTCCATTAATAACATCGAGGTTATGAATACCAATAGCTACTTTTTTACGATCTCTTCCAATAACCCAGTGTAGGTTTTCTTGAAAGTCCATTATTTGTTTTAATTTATCACCAGTAAAATCAACATCTTTAATTAATGCGAAAGCTATATATGGGCGAATATTTTCGATTTCTTTATCTACAAAGACACTTTCTCCAGATTCTTCAACTTCATATTCTGGAAGTCCAGTTTCTTGTGAAATAAATCCTTTTAAGCTACGAGAAACTCCTTCAACAGACAGTTGATCTGGACGATTAGGGAAAAATTCTACTTTAATTGTTTCATCATCAAAATCTTCTATATCGCTTCCAAGCATAGGTAAAATATCAATGAGCTTATCATCTTCCATATCTATTCCAAGTTCTTTCAAATCTTGATATTTAAATGTAATTACTGGCATTAATTATTCTCCTGAAATTTATAAGCAATTTATTAACTTAATTTAATTAAATTAATTTATAATCTATTTAATTAACTTTAATTTATAATTATTTAATTTATAATCTATTCATTAAATTATATTTAATATTGGATTGATTTAAAATCCAAAAATCATTATAAAGAAAATGGACTCAAAAACAAAATGCAAAGCTCTATGTTCTAGATGGCTCATATGTTTTATAGTAAGAGAATGAATTACATCTATAACAAAATGAACTAAACCTGCTAAAATCCCTATTTCTATGGAAAAAAACACTATAGATAGTATCACAAAATGGAATAATGCCTCTAAACTTTCATGAACAAGCCATGCTTGTAAGTTGGAATAAACCATTTCTTGAACTAATCCTCCAAATATTGTGTAAAAATCACGAAGGAAATTCCACATAAGCAAACTATGTATTTCGTCGCTTATAGCAAGCATAATAGCTATATAGAACCACAACAATTCCATTATTTCACCATCATTAGTATATTAATCATTAGTAATTATATATATTTTATATATATTTTTTTGTTTGATTATTATTTTATATTCATTTGATTATTATTTTTTATTTTTTAATAATTTTTATTATTTTTTATTATCAAATATCTTTATAATTAGTTATAAATAGAAATATATAGATAAATATCTATATCATTCATAATAATTTTATTATATTAATTATTGAATAAATAGTTATCTATAATATTAATTTTTTTAAATAAAATATTTATGAATAATAAAATAAATTATGAATAAATGTAATAAAAAGTAAATAATATCAGAATTGGAATTAAATAGAAATTAAACTTAGATTAAAATTATTTATAAAAAAAATTAGAATATACTTGAAAAATATTTTTTTATTTGTGTTATTTTTATTTAAAATATATAAACTATTTGATACATACAATTTATAATATAATATTTTGTATTAGAAAAATTAAATAGAAAGCTTAATGTTCATTTATTTAAATTTTGTTTAAGTTTTATTTAAAAATAATTTATTAAAAAAATTATTAAAGAAAAATAATCATTAAAATATTATATATAGTATTATTTAAAATATCATTTAAATATTATTAAAATACTTATTAAAATCCTCATTGAAATATTATTTAAGATATTATTAATAATGGAGAAAATTCATGAAAGCAGATAACATTCCTAAAGATTATGAATACAAAAAAGAAAAGGATTGGCAGAAAAAGTGGTCTGATAATCAAATTTACAAATTCATAGGTGATGGAACTAAACCAAGATATATAATAGATACTCCACCTCCTTATCCAACAGGTTCTATTCATATGGGGCATGTTTTAAATTGGGTTTATATTGATATAATAGCTAGATTTAAACGTCTTAATGGATATGATGTTTTATTCCCTCAAGGATGGGATTGTCATGGTCTTCCAACAGAAGTAAAAGTTGAAGAAACTCATAATATTAAGAAAAATGATGTTTCAAGAGCAGAATTTCGTAAAATGTGTGTAGATCTTACTAAAGAAAACATTTCTCTAATGAAAAATCAAATGCAGGCTCTTGGATATTCTCAAGATTGGTCAAGAGAATATATTACTATGACTCCTGAATATATGAGGAAAACACAGCTTTCTTTCCTTAAAATGTATGAGGAAGGTCTTATTTATCAAGGAATTCATCCTGTAAACTGGTGTCCTAGGTGTGAAACAGCTATAGCTTTTGCAGAAGTTGAGTATAATAGTAATGAAACTTTCCTGAATTATGTTAATTTCCCATTAGCTAATGAAACTGAAGATAATAGTAATAATAATAGTAATGATGAAGATAATGGAATTTTAATAGCTACAACTAGGCCTGAACTTATGTCTGCGTGTGTAGCTGTTGTAGTTAGTCCTGAAGATCCAAGATATAGTGATATTTTAGGTTCTGAAGTTGAAGTTCCTCTTTCTGGACAAAAAGTTAAAGTTATAGCTGATGAAGAAGTTGATCCTGAATTTGGTACTGGTGCAGTTATGGTTTGTACCTTTGGGGATAAAACTGATGTATCTTGGGTAAACAAGCATAATTTAGATATTATTGAAGCTATTGATGAGAAAGGAATAATGACTAAAGCTGCTGGTAAATATGAAGGAATCCCTCTCAAAGAATGTAAAATAGCTACTATCGAAGATTTAAAATCAGAAGGATGTATAGTTAAACAAGAAAAAGTTGATCAAAATGTTGGACAATGTTGGAGATGTAAAACACCTATTGAAATTCTTGTTAAGAAACAATGGTTTGTAGCTGTTAGTAAACTTATAGATGATGTTAAATCTGCAGTTAATTCTATGAATTGGGTTCCAGAACATATGAAAAGTAGACTTTTAAATTGGGCAGATTCTATGGAATGGGATTGGTGTATTTCAAGACAAAGAATATTTGCAACTCCGATTCCTGTTTGGTTCTGTGATGATTGTGGTAAAATTCATCTTCCATCTCCAGAAGAGTTACCAATTGATCCAACTCAAACTAATCCATCTATTGAAGCATGTGAATGTGGTTGTACTAGTTTTAGAGGAGAAGATGATGTATTAGATACTTGGATGGATAGTTCAATTTCACCACTTAATATAGCAGGATGGCCTGAACCATCTTTCCATGATAATTTCCCAGCTAATTTACGTCCACAGGGGCATGATATTATTCGTACATGGGCATTTTATACTACTATTAGAACCTTGGCTCTTGAAGGAAAAAAACCATTTGATGAGATAGTTATTAATGGTATGGTATTTGGTGAAGATGGTTATAAGATGAGTAAATCTAGGGGCAATGTTATTGGTCCTGAAGAAGTTATAGATGAATATGGTGCAGATGCTCTTAGAACTTGGGCAGCTAACAGTGTTCCGGGGTCTGATGTTCCATTTGATTGGAAAGATATTAAATATGGTTATAAATTCATTAGAAAATTCTGGAATGCATTTAGGTTTATTAGTATGCATATTTTAGCTGATGGAATACCTACAAATAAAGAAGATGAGAAGAAAATAAAAGAAAATCTCATGCCTCTAGATAAATGGATACTTTCAAAATTAAATAGTCTTAATAAACTTGTTACTGAAAGTTATGAGACTTATAACTTTGCAACAGCTATTAACTCCATTGAAAAATTTGTTTGGCATGATTTTTGTGATGAATATATCGAAGCTGTCAAATATAGGCTTTACAATGAGGATATTTGTGAAAAATCAAGAATGGCTGCTAAATATACCTTAAAAACAGTCGTTGAAACATCTTTGAAACTTCTTGCTCCTATAACTCCTCACTTTGCTGATGAAGTATATCAATACTTTGAAAATGATAATGGAAATTCTATGGATAATAGTATAAATACAAGTAATTGGCCTGAAATTAATAATGATTTAATTAATGAAAACTCTGAAGAAACCGGTCAATTAGTTATTGGAGTTATTGGTGAAATAAGACGATTTAAATCTTCTTCTAAAATTCCGTTAAATGTTCCTTTAGCAGAAGTTAATATTTATACAAATGATAAATTAAAATCTACTTTTGAAGAGTATATTGATGATATTAAAGGTACTTTGAAAATAAATGAGCTTAAATTAAGTGAAGGAAAACCAGATGTTCATGAAAAAGTAGTTGAAATTACTCCAGCAATGGATAAAATTGGGCCTGAATTTAAAGGAGAAGCTCCAAAAATTATACAATATATAAGTTCAACTGATCCTGATGAAATAGCTAAATTATTTGAGAAAGATGGTGAAATAGCTATTGATGATAATATTATCACTGAAAAACATGTTAATATGAAAAAAGAAGTTCTCGGAAAAAGTGGTAAAAAAGTTGATGTTGTTCAAGGGGAAAATTTAGATATTATATTTGAAATAGTTAGATAAAAATGGTCAGATAACTATTGAAGTTATATAAACTATTGATTTAAATTATTATAAATAAAATATAAAATAAAATATCAATTAAATAAATATTAAAATTAATTAGGGACTTAAAAATGATTTTAAAGGTAAATAAAGTTTCAGATGTTGGAGGAATTGTCAAGGCACCTCCTTCTAAAAGTTATACTCATAGAGCTGTTATTATAGCTTCTCTTGCTAATGGTGTTTCTAAATTGTATGATCCTCTTGCTTCTGAAGATACTCTTGCCTCAGTTAATGTTTGTAGGACTTTTGGTGCTAATATTGACACATCTAATTTTAATTCTCTTGGGAATAATCCTAATATAAAAAGTTTTTGGAAAATAAATGGGGTAAATGGAGTACAAGAGATTGAAAACTCTTCTCAAGGTCCTATTGATTTGAAAAATTCTGGAACTACTCTTAGGATAATGACTTCAGTTGCAGGTTTATCTAAAAATGGATCTGTGTTCACTGGAGATGATTCTCTTAAAACACGTCCTATGGATATGTTACTGGAAGCTTTAAAACCTTTAGGAGTTAATGCAAAGTCTATTCTTGGCAATGGAAAACCTCCTATTGAAATAGAACCTGGCTTTGTTGGGGGAAAAACTTCAATTGATGGAAGTGTAAGTTCTCAATTTATCTCATCTCTTTTAATAGCTGGAGCTATCTCTGAAAAAGGTATTGATTTAAATGTTAAAGGAGATTTCATTTCAAAATCATATGTAGCTATGACTCTTGATGTTATGGAAAAATTTGGTATTGAAATAGAAACAGATTTATATACTAAGCATGATGATTGTGATATGATTGATAAAAAATGTTCTTCAACTTTTTTCTCAATTAAACCACAGAAATACATAGGTATTGATTATACAATTGAAGGGGATTATTCATCTGCCTCATATTTACTAGGGGCAATAGCTATTTTAGGTGGAAAAATAACTGTTAAAAATCTATTTAATGATTCTAAACAGGGAGATAAGTTAATTCTTACTATTCTAGAAAAAATGGGAATGAAAATAGAAATTGATTCAGCTTCTGTTACATTATCTTCTGATGGAAATTTAAATGGATTTGAGGTTGATTTACATAATGCTCCTGACCTTTTACCTACAGTTTCTACTTTAGGAGCTTTAGCTAATGGTAAAACAAAAATTTTTGGAGTCAGGCATGCTAGATTTAAGGAAACTGATCGAATAGCTAAATGTGCTGAAGAATTATCTAAATTAGGCTGTGAAATTAAGGAAAATGAGGATGGAATGGAAATCCTCAGTGGGATTAATCTAGAAAATTCATCTTCTAATAGAGTTACATCTCACAATGATCATAGATTAGCTATGGCTTTTAGCTTAATCGGTTTAAAACATGATATTCTTATTGAAAATGGAAATGTTTTCAATGTTTCTTTCCCTAACTTTATTGAAACCATGGCTGAAATTGGTATAGAATTAGGATTATTTGATGAATGCCGTGTTTAAGATATTAATAAATAATTAACCTTAGAATAGGTGATTTACATTTCTAAATCAAATTCTAAAAACAAAAACAAAAATAAAAACAAAAATAAAAACAAAAATAAAAGCAAAAATAAAAGCAAGAATAAGAGTAAAAACAAAATTAAAAGTTTTGATATCTCTGAAAGGATAGAAAAAATAATGAGAGAGTTAAATAATCTTTATACTCTTCGTGTTTTTGAAGATAGGGATCCTTATAGAGTACTTATTAGAACAATTTTATCTCAAAGAACAAAAGATGCTAATACTGATAAAGCTACTAGTCAGTTATTTGCTAAATATAAAGATATTCATGAAATAGCTGATGCTCCAATTGAAGATATTGAAAAACTTGTTAAAAGTGCAGGTTTTTTTAGAGTTAAATCTAGCAGGATTAAAGAAGTTTCTTTACTTTTACTTGATCATTATGGAGGAGTTGTACCTGATAATTTAAAAGAACTTCTTGAATTACCTGGTGTTGGTCAAAAAACAGCTAATTGTGTTCTTGTTTTTGCATTTCAAAAGCCAGCTATCCCTGTAGATACTCATGTTCATAGGATTCCAAATAGATGGGGAATTGTTCATACAAAAACTCCAGAAAAAACCGAAATAGAATTGATGAAAATAGTTCCAAAACATCTTTGGATTGAAATGAATGACTTAATTGTTCAGTTTGGCCAGACTATTTGCAGACCACTTCATCCACTTTGTGATCAATGCCCTCTTACTGATTTATGTGATTATTATAAGGAAAATATTCTATAATTACTATATATTCTGTACTGATTATAATTTTTTGTTTTAATTATTTTTAGTCTAAAATTCTTTCAATTCTACGATCTGGAACTAACCAAATAATTGCAACTATAACATAAAATATTTGAGAGAGATGTGGCCAAAAAAATGCAGTAAAAATACCAATAAGATATAATAATATAGATATTTTTCCTTTTCTATCTTTCCCTACTGCTTGTTTAAGTTCAGATTCTTCTCCTTCATTTTTAATAATAAGTTTTTCTAAAATATTATAAGCTATTGCTGCCATTAAGAGTACTATTCCATATAAAATTGTTGGCCATGTTGTAAAGTGATTTTCAGCCATCCAAGCAGTAGTAAATGGAAAAAGAGATATCCAAAAGAGTAAAATAAGATTTGCCCACAGAATACTTCCTGAAACTTGATGAAGAGTTTTTAAAAGATGATGATGATTATTCCAGTAAATTCCCACATATATAAAGCTAAGTACATAACCAAGAAATACCGGTATAACTGGATATAATGCTGTCATTTCCGAACTATTTGGAACACCTAATTGCAACACCATAATTGTAATGATGATTGCTAAAACTCCATCACTAAAGGATTCTAATCGGTTTTTATCCATTTTAACCCCCACTCATTTATTATTAATTATTTATTTAATTATTGTTAATTGATTTATGTCGCTGATGTTTATTTTTGATTTGATTAATAGATATTTTTTTATTTATTTTGGTGAAAGTGTAGCTATTTCTTTTGCAAAACTACTTAAAACTTCTTTTGATAAACCTTCCACAAATTTAATAGATCCTGCTACTTCATGGCCTCCACCATCGATTCCTGCTTCAGGTATTTTATCTTGAAGTTTCCATATGATTTCATTGAGATTAAATCCAAATTTCTTATTAATAACCTCAGTAGCTCTTATAACACCGAAATCAGGACCATATGAAAGAGTTATAATTGGTGTTTCCTCACCAAGTTCTTTTACATATTTGTCATGAACAAATCCACATGTTTTTCCTGGGGCCGGGAAAGTAAACTTATGAGCATACTTTTCAACATCTAATACATTAAAATGGATTCCATTTGGAAGAATTTCTTCTTTAACATTTGGAAGTGTAGCTTTCATCTGTATAGCAATTCTCTTATTATATTCTTTGTATAAAGCATCTACTAATTTTTGGTGTTTATCAAGATTATCAACACCTAAAATTGTATCCATAATTCCTCTTCCATTCATAAATCTAAGGAAATAAGCTTCAAAGTCAACACATGCAGCTATCTTATCTAAATCTTCTCTACTATATCCTTTTTCACCTGCAAGTTTTACATATTCCTTTGCCTCATCTGAGTCTGCATGGTCTCCAAGAGCAGCTACTCCTGGAAGGTGAAGTATAAGATCTTTAATTTCAGGATTTATTATATTAGCTACTTCTACAGCTAATGCTCCAGCTGTAATCTGTGAATCTCCACCTACAAGATAAGGATTTACATGAACATCTACAAATTCATCTACTTCAACTTTTCCATCTATTACTTCTCCAGGGAAGTGATGGTCTATTACAACTATCTCAATATCATATATCTTTGCTTTCATAAGAGCAAGAACATCTTCTTCTGTTGATCCATTATCGAGAAGTACAATGAGAGGTAATTTTTGCCCATGTCTTTCTAAATCTTCTAATGCAAATGAAAGATCTTTTATAACATCTTCAAGTTCATAGAAAGGAGCTTTACTTGGTGATCTTCTGAAATAATGCCATTCTGCATCACTACTTGGACTTATTTCTCTAAGTAATGGGAGAATAGCTTTTTCCACAGCTACTCCTGCAGATATTCCATCGGCATCTGCATGATGTCTTAGTAAAACTGTTCTACCATCCATAATAGCTCGTCTTATGGTTTTTGCAGCTTTTCTCATTTTTGGCTGGAGTTTATCAAGTATTGGGCTTTTGATAAGTGTTGGAACTTCTTCTGGTTCTGCTTTCTCATCTAATGCTTTGTCAATCATTTCACGAATTGAATCTTCTTTTTCTCCTTCTAATTTTTCAATTATTTCTGATTCAATTTGGACTTTACCACTATGTTGGTTGACTTCTCCCATCACTTCTATTATATCTCCAGTTTCAATATGTGGATAAGCTCTTACTCCGGCTTCATCAAATGCAGCAGCCCAAGTAATACCTGTTTCATCTGTAATAGTGAATATGGTAGGGCCTGAAGTTTGTTGTACTTGTATAACTTCTCCTTCTATTCTAACAACTTTACCCATTTTATTATCTAAAGAAACAATAGTTGTTCTAGCTATGTTCTTTTTAACTTTTTCTATCTGAACATTTCCTATAATACTAGCTGGACCCATATCTACTTCACGTTTATGAGCTTTAATCTCAGTTATTCTTACAAATATCTCATCACCTACAGAATGATCAGGATTTCCAGTTCTCATTAATCCCCAAACTTGATTATTTAAGCTAACAAAGACTCCATATTTTTCAACTCTAGTGATTTTACCTTTATATATTGAACCTATTTCAAGGTCTTCCATTTCACAGAGTGGATCAAGTTCAAAAACTTTAGTTATTTTTCCTTTATTTTTAATTATTTCTTCTTTTCTCATTTTTTCCTTTTTCTCTTTTTCTTTTTCTTTTCTTTCTTTTTCTTCTTTTAATTTGACTTTACAGCTATCACAATAATTTTTACCTTCTCCTATGATTTTACCACAAGATTCACAGCTGTTAATTTCCCCAGTTCCTTTGCAAGTATCACATTCTTCCAGAACATCAATTACTCCTTTTCCTTTGCAAGTTTCACAAGGGATATCTTGATCCATTTCTAAGTCAAATTTTGCTTTGGCATTGTTATTAACACCTTTAAAATGATTTTTGGTTTCAAAACTTTCTTGAAAACCAGTTCCATTACAGGATTCACAAATTTTTTGATCAATTTTTGAGGATCCTTCACCTTTACAATTAGGACATGATTTTTTCATTTTTTGCCTCAATTAGGATTATATTTTAGATTTTCTATTATTTATCTATTATTTATTTCAATTTTTTTCTATTTATTTCTCTTAATTTCTATCTATTTTTCTTTATCTATCTATAGCTATCTTTATCTAATTTTATTATCTTTAAATTTTTTTAATTTTTATTTTAGAAATAAATAATTTAAAATAATTCGATTTAATTTAATAAAAATAGTAATTTTTAAGTATTTATAAGTAATTTTAAGTAAGTTATAAATAATTTATACTTATTTATATTTATTTATAAGTTATTTAAGTTGTTATAGTTTTAATTCAACTTTTAATAAGGATTTTATAAGCATATTTTACAATAAAAGCTAGTTATATATTAATTATTTATATATTCTATTTCGATTATTTGATATTTCTTTTAGAGGTTTTTACTAATTATGTACTATTTGTATATTATTTAAATTTATTAGGATTATTCTTAACAAGATTTTCTCTTTGATTTTGAATGCTTACTGCTTCTCTCATAATGCTATTAGCTGAACTTATATATCCATTAGCTAATTTTTTATCTCCATTTTTAAATGCTTGTATGCCTAATTGAAGGTATGCAGTCGCATTTTGTTTTAAAACTAATTCTTGTTCAATTAAATTAATATATTGAATATATACAGTATCATTAATATTTTCTTTATATTTTTCAATCTCTAAAATCTTGTTTTGAGCATCAAGAAAATTAGTACTAGCATTTTGAACTTTTTGTTCAGCAGCAACATAATTTTTACTATTGGAATATTTCACGGCTTCATTATAGTTTAAATCACCATATTCAATACTTTGACTTAAATTAGGTATTATATCATTTATATTGTCCATTGGGGTTTTTATACACCCACTAACTGAAACAGTAGCTAGTAATACTGCAATCACAATAATAGTCTTTTTATTCATCATGGAT is from Methanobrevibacter sp. TMH8 and encodes:
- the pheT gene encoding phenylalanine--tRNA ligase subunit beta, whose translation is MPVITFKYQDLKELGIDMEDDKLIDILPMLGSDIEDFDDETIKVEFFPNRPDQLSVEGVSRSLKGFISQETGLPEYEVEESGESVFVDKEIENIRPYIAFALIKDVDFTGDKLKQIMDFQENLHWVIGRDRKKVAIGIHNLDVINGDYKYIASSPDENSFVPLEHSNELNPQEILNEHEKGSKYAKLISEFDKYPLILDKDDNILSMPPIINGELTKLTEDTKNILVDVTGTDYRGVNQTLNIICSSFGEVGGKIESLNIVYEDKTITTPDLSPKVRTVRVDVCNELIGGVRLDANDVVKFMLKARMDAEVIDENEVMVKVPSYRIDILHEVDLVENVAIQYCINKIEAKLPDVSTIAYENNWFKSEKIIRELLVGLGFQEVMSLMLTSEESHYEKMKQKEDEHVQVAKPITIDRTMIRKSLINSLMEFLEDNKHEDLPQKIFEIGDTLYLDEEKETKVNSVKKLAGAICHSTANFTEIKSTVASVLANLGYNMEISSSENPTFIEGRVADVKGTSPNGKVKGFFGEVSPEVITNFELEYPVIAFEIEFE
- a CDS encoding valine--tRNA ligase; this encodes MKADNIPKDYEYKKEKDWQKKWSDNQIYKFIGDGTKPRYIIDTPPPYPTGSIHMGHVLNWVYIDIIARFKRLNGYDVLFPQGWDCHGLPTEVKVEETHNIKKNDVSRAEFRKMCVDLTKENISLMKNQMQALGYSQDWSREYITMTPEYMRKTQLSFLKMYEEGLIYQGIHPVNWCPRCETAIAFAEVEYNSNETFLNYVNFPLANETEDNSNNNSNDEDNGILIATTRPELMSACVAVVVSPEDPRYSDILGSEVEVPLSGQKVKVIADEEVDPEFGTGAVMVCTFGDKTDVSWVNKHNLDIIEAIDEKGIMTKAAGKYEGIPLKECKIATIEDLKSEGCIVKQEKVDQNVGQCWRCKTPIEILVKKQWFVAVSKLIDDVKSAVNSMNWVPEHMKSRLLNWADSMEWDWCISRQRIFATPIPVWFCDDCGKIHLPSPEELPIDPTQTNPSIEACECGCTSFRGEDDVLDTWMDSSISPLNIAGWPEPSFHDNFPANLRPQGHDIIRTWAFYTTIRTLALEGKKPFDEIVINGMVFGEDGYKMSKSRGNVIGPEEVIDEYGADALRTWAANSVPGSDVPFDWKDIKYGYKFIRKFWNAFRFISMHILADGIPTNKEDEKKIKENLMPLDKWILSKLNSLNKLVTESYETYNFATAINSIEKFVWHDFCDEYIEAVKYRLYNEDICEKSRMAAKYTLKTVVETSLKLLAPITPHFADEVYQYFENDNGNSMDNSINTSNWPEINNDLINENSEETGQLVIGVIGEIRRFKSSSKIPLNVPLAEVNIYTNDKLKSTFEEYIDDIKGTLKINELKLSEGKPDVHEKVVEITPAMDKIGPEFKGEAPKIIQYISSTDPDEIAKLFEKDGEIAIDDNIITEKHVNMKKEVLGKSGKKVDVVQGENLDIIFEIVR
- the aroA gene encoding 3-phosphoshikimate 1-carboxyvinyltransferase, which gives rise to MILKVNKVSDVGGIVKAPPSKSYTHRAVIIASLANGVSKLYDPLASEDTLASVNVCRTFGANIDTSNFNSLGNNPNIKSFWKINGVNGVQEIENSSQGPIDLKNSGTTLRIMTSVAGLSKNGSVFTGDDSLKTRPMDMLLEALKPLGVNAKSILGNGKPPIEIEPGFVGGKTSIDGSVSSQFISSLLIAGAISEKGIDLNVKGDFISKSYVAMTLDVMEKFGIEIETDLYTKHDDCDMIDKKCSSTFFSIKPQKYIGIDYTIEGDYSSASYLLGAIAILGGKITVKNLFNDSKQGDKLILTILEKMGMKIEIDSASVTLSSDGNLNGFEVDLHNAPDLLPTVSTLGALANGKTKIFGVRHARFKETDRIAKCAEELSKLGCEIKENEDGMEILSGINLENSSSNRVTSHNDHRLAMAFSLIGLKHDILIENGNVFNVSFPNFIETMAEIGIELGLFDECRV
- the nth gene encoding endonuclease III, which codes for MRELNNLYTLRVFEDRDPYRVLIRTILSQRTKDANTDKATSQLFAKYKDIHEIADAPIEDIEKLVKSAGFFRVKSSRIKEVSLLLLDHYGGVVPDNLKELLELPGVGQKTANCVLVFAFQKPAIPVDTHVHRIPNRWGIVHTKTPEKTEIELMKIVPKHLWIEMNDLIVQFGQTICRPLHPLCDQCPLTDLCDYYKENIL
- a CDS encoding TMEM175 family protein, coding for MDKNRLESFSDGVLAIIITIMVLQLGVPNSSEMTALYPVIPVFLGYVLSFIYVGIYWNNHHHLLKTLHQVSGSILWANLILLFWISLFPFTTAWMAENHFTTWPTILYGIVLLMAAIAYNILEKLIIKNEGEESELKQAVGKDRKGKISILLYLIGIFTAFFWPHLSQIFYVIVAIIWLVPDRRIERILD
- a CDS encoding DHH family phosphoesterase — translated: MKKSCPNCKGEGSSKIDQKICESCNGTGFQESFETKNHFKGVNNNAKAKFDLEMDQDIPCETCKGKGVIDVLEECDTCKGTGEINSCESCGKIIGEGKNYCDSCKVKLKEEKERKEKEKEKKEKMRKEEIIKNKGKITKVFELDPLCEMEDLEIGSIYKGKITRVEKYGVFVSLNNQVWGLMRTGNPDHSVGDEIFVRITEIKAHKREVDMGPASIIGNVQIEKVKKNIARTTIVSLDNKMGKVVRIEGEVIQVQQTSGPTIFTITDETGITWAAAFDEAGVRAYPHIETGDIIEVMGEVNQHSGKVQIESEIIEKLEGEKEDSIREMIDKALDEKAEPEEVPTLIKSPILDKLQPKMRKAAKTIRRAIMDGRTVLLRHHADADGISAGVAVEKAILPLLREISPSSDAEWHYFRRSPSKAPFYELEDVIKDLSFALEDLERHGQKLPLIVLLDNGSTEEDVLALMKAKIYDIEIVVIDHHFPGEVIDGKVEVDEFVDVHVNPYLVGGDSQITAGALAVEVANIINPEIKDLILHLPGVAALGDHADSDEAKEYVKLAGEKGYSREDLDKIAACVDFEAYFLRFMNGRGIMDTILGVDNLDKHQKLVDALYKEYNKRIAIQMKATLPNVKEEILPNGIHFNVLDVEKYAHKFTFPAPGKTCGFVHDKYVKELGEETPIITLSYGPDFGVIRATEVINKKFGFNLNEIIWKLQDKIPEAGIDGGGHEVAGSIKFVEGLSKEVLSSFAKEIATLSPK